In Paraflavitalea devenefica, the following are encoded in one genomic region:
- a CDS encoding SIR2 family protein — translation MIELQNIIEQHPRVAFLIGNGPNLAANIMPSWKDLLTSAADRPIAFQVDGLTNTEVYDLVELHSENGHDVKERVKIKLELLPTFNLDIHRRLMELARMHNSPVLTTNFDESFEKSINAQLFHIDSKGFTRFYPWKTYYGHQQLTLPTDGFGIWKIHGDVRYKDSIRLGLTDYMGSAERARKLIHNGDDRLFNGKRQEYWQGHQTWLHVWFNLPIVIFGLGYGIDEVFLRWLLIERRKYLNIYNGPMEVYYISKGTPAPAINNLMKNLGVETRLINDYSELYG, via the coding sequence ATGATAGAATTACAAAACATAATAGAACAACATCCACGAGTTGCCTTTTTGATTGGCAACGGTCCAAACTTGGCTGCCAATATTATGCCTTCTTGGAAAGACCTTTTAACTTCTGCTGCTGACCGACCAATTGCTTTTCAAGTAGATGGTTTAACTAATACTGAGGTTTATGATTTGGTGGAACTGCATTCAGAAAACGGTCATGACGTTAAAGAACGGGTAAAAATCAAACTGGAACTATTGCCAACTTTCAATCTTGATATTCATCGCAGACTAATGGAGCTTGCGAGAATGCACAATTCCCCTGTTCTAACTACAAATTTTGATGAATCATTTGAGAAATCAATTAATGCACAATTGTTTCACATAGATTCAAAAGGTTTTACACGATTTTACCCCTGGAAAACTTACTACGGACATCAACAATTGACTTTGCCAACCGATGGTTTCGGGATATGGAAAATACACGGTGACGTTCGCTATAAAGACAGCATTCGTTTAGGCCTCACTGATTATATGGGTAGTGCTGAAAGGGCAAGAAAACTTATCCATAATGGTGACGACCGTCTTTTTAACGGTAAGAGACAAGAATATTGGCAAGGTCATCAAACTTGGTTGCATGTCTGGTTTAATTTACCTATTGTCATTTTTGGCTTAGGCTATGGCATAGACGAAGTATTTCTAAGATGGTTATTAATTGAGAGAAGAAAGTATTTGAATATTTACAACGGGCCAATGGAAGTTTACTACATCTCAAAGGGAACTCCTGCCCCTGCCATAAATAATCTCATGAAAAACTTGGGAGTAGAAACAAGATTAATCAATGACTATTCAGAGTTATACGGCTAA
- a CDS encoding DUF6602 domain-containing protein: MESFEQYHHYSQNLLLAQHEVSEIIKHTLTRGEVREDFIIQYLTKSIQNCQAFLKRGFINLDKVDQSGQADILLVKEFAEIIDLGNRGNVIVNPEDCLMIVEVKSTLTGTYLNELNVEAQRIKTANPNIICGMFAYKSEIEKKTIMKRCGYDFDLDTKTYFDSVKEPSPIFYPYIDFILLLDKVEEEEIEEGLEMQGRNQLFMRKGLELDARYFKGTHDPVIRNLVGLVRSLLIR; the protein is encoded by the coding sequence ATGGAATCATTTGAACAATATCATCACTACAGCCAAAATCTTTTGCTTGCTCAACATGAAGTGTCCGAGATTATTAAACACACCCTAACCAGAGGAGAAGTAAGAGAAGATTTTATCATTCAGTATCTCACAAAGTCAATTCAAAACTGTCAAGCATTTTTGAAAAGAGGGTTCATTAACCTTGATAAAGTTGACCAAAGCGGACAAGCGGACATACTATTGGTAAAAGAGTTTGCAGAAATTATTGATTTAGGTAATAGAGGCAATGTAATTGTAAACCCAGAAGACTGTTTAATGATTGTTGAAGTTAAAAGCACTTTGACAGGGACATACCTAAACGAGCTGAACGTTGAAGCTCAAAGAATAAAAACAGCGAATCCCAACATTATTTGCGGAATGTTTGCCTACAAATCCGAAATAGAAAAGAAAACAATAATGAAGCGTTGCGGGTATGATTTTGATTTGGACACCAAAACCTATTTTGATTCAGTAAAAGAACCATCGCCAATTTTCTATCCATACATTGACTTTATTCTGCTGCTTGACAAAGTTGAAGAGGAGGAAATAGAAGAAGGCTTAGAAATGCAAGGACGAAACCAACTATTCATGAGAAAAGGACTTGAATTGGATGCAAGGTATTTCAAAGGGACACACGACCCTGTAATCAGAAACCTTGTTGGACTAGTAAGGAGTTTATTAATAAGATAA
- a CDS encoding peptidylprolyl isomerase: MKNSLWGLLMLFSAPVFAQPSVIDEFKKINTLDQAQKYVDAHPELKPAILRLSAGKDSALIDKRLLRQKKGDVFSVGYVTYKVIESEESVKYRAQYIFLDGGSLSSSQVDSLKKLIVQKANSGAPFEKLSDEYTMDGNTTRGDTDWFFGELMFPKEFQDAVAAHKKGEIFFVDVSEKQWHYIIKKTYDDDLRKDIVVLRANGR, translated from the coding sequence ATGAAAAATAGCCTTTGGGGTTTATTGATGCTCTTTTCAGCACCGGTTTTTGCACAGCCATCCGTTATTGACGAGTTCAAAAAGATTAATACGCTTGATCAGGCACAGAAGTATGTTGATGCCCATCCGGAATTGAAGCCGGCCATACTTCGCCTCTCTGCCGGGAAAGATTCAGCCCTTATAGACAAGCGGTTATTGCGACAAAAAAAGGGGGATGTTTTTTCTGTAGGTTATGTTACTTATAAGGTAATAGAGTCTGAAGAATCCGTTAAATACCGGGCCCAGTATATTTTCCTGGACGGAGGATCATTATCCAGTTCCCAGGTTGACAGCCTGAAAAAGCTTATTGTACAAAAGGCCAATTCGGGGGCCCCGTTTGAGAAACTCTCTGATGAGTATACGATGGATGGTAATACCACCCGTGGGGATACAGACTGGTTTTTTGGAGAACTGATGTTTCCCAAAGAGTTCCAGGATGCAGTAGCCGCCCATAAGAAGGGAGAGATCTTTTTCGTGGATGTATCGGAGAAGCAATGGCACTATATCATCAAGAAAACCTACGATGATGATTTGAGAAAAGATATTGTGGTGTTGAGGGCGAATGGAAGGTAA